In the Bacteroidales bacterium genome, one interval contains:
- a CDS encoding hemerythrin family protein: MTSIWSESFILNIPVIDQQHKKFFELFEKVSEVYEKKEPEELDKLITELEDYLQYHFQSEEQLMKENGYEKYEYHKKQHEFFIKRIEEMRQEYGYMNHMLFDKIKTFIKKWFISHILHKDVDYRDAILGRSNQER, from the coding sequence ATGACAAGTATCTGGAGTGAGAGTTTTATTTTAAATATTCCGGTAATTGATCAACAGCATAAGAAATTTTTCGAGCTGTTTGAAAAAGTATCTGAAGTGTATGAGAAGAAAGAACCGGAAGAGCTTGATAAGCTGATCACAGAACTTGAAGATTATTTGCAATACCATTTTCAGTCAGAAGAGCAGCTTATGAAAGAAAACGGCTATGAGAAGTATGAATATCATAAAAAACAACACGAGTTCTTTATTAAACGTATAGAAGAGATGCGGCAGGAGTATGGCTATATGAACCACATGTTATTTGATAAAATCAAAACTTTTATTAAGAAGTGGTTTATCAGCCATATTTTGCATAAAGATGTTGATTACAGGGACGCTATACTGGGTCGCTCCAACCAGGAGCGTTGA
- a CDS encoding YaiO family outer membrane beta-barrel protein, giving the protein MIKKIFVILLLNCLPFGALSQINADSLFNSAINHAQRQNYAEAIEEAKKVLEADSSRYDVMVFIGNVHAWDGNYNKALKYIEQARQINPEYKELYDSWLNILLWSGRYRALQDKISVAREHGYPDSYNLALKKMLAYKGLGRYSEGIDYAEKNAALLDSAAIKTIYNEMMMRDRQNILSAFYSTDIFEGNNPKPYHLAYLDYGFKIDRHTLQTRLNYAHRFNTSDVQVESDYYHVFNNGHYLYVNYGIGIKNRLFPQHRAGMEYYLPLYNSLEASLGGRYLNSGSKNVFITTGHIGKYFSNLWMALRPFYVFGENGNALTTVFNVRYFQINPVNYWGVEIAYGNSPDERYAVDPSFELLRLNSYRIKIEKNIQIGQVNELKLSAGYAYEEHTPDAFRNRFLIELIFKYRL; this is encoded by the coding sequence ATGATTAAAAAGATATTTGTTATTCTGTTGTTAAATTGCCTGCCTTTTGGTGCACTAAGTCAAATAAATGCTGACTCTCTGTTCAATTCGGCCATAAACCATGCACAACGTCAAAACTATGCTGAAGCCATAGAAGAGGCGAAAAAAGTTCTTGAGGCAGATTCTTCAAGATACGATGTAATGGTTTTTATCGGCAATGTTCATGCATGGGATGGAAATTACAACAAGGCCCTTAAATACATTGAGCAGGCCCGGCAAATTAATCCTGAGTATAAGGAACTATATGACAGTTGGCTCAATATTCTGCTCTGGAGTGGCCGCTACAGGGCTTTACAGGATAAAATTTCCGTGGCAAGGGAGCATGGCTACCCGGACAGCTATAATTTAGCTTTAAAAAAGATGTTGGCTTATAAAGGCCTTGGCAGATATTCGGAAGGCATTGATTATGCTGAAAAGAATGCTGCGCTGCTCGACTCGGCGGCCATCAAAACGATCTACAATGAAATGATGATGCGGGACAGACAGAATATATTATCTGCTTTCTACTCGACTGATATTTTTGAGGGTAATAACCCGAAACCCTACCACCTTGCCTACCTTGACTATGGTTTCAAAATCGATCGGCATACTCTGCAAACCCGGCTCAATTATGCACATCGTTTTAATACCAGTGATGTGCAGGTGGAATCGGATTACTACCATGTATTCAATAACGGGCATTATTTGTATGTCAATTATGGAATAGGTATCAAAAACAGACTTTTCCCCCAACACAGGGCCGGAATGGAATATTACCTGCCGCTATACAATAGCCTGGAAGCAAGCCTTGGAGGGCGCTACCTGAATAGCGGCTCAAAGAATGTTTTTATTACCACAGGTCATATTGGAAAGTATTTCTCTAATCTATGGATGGCCCTTCGGCCTTTTTATGTTTTTGGCGAAAACGGTAACGCGCTGACCACTGTGTTTAATGTACGATATTTTCAAATTAATCCGGTCAATTATTGGGGTGTTGAAATTGCTTATGGCAATTCGCCCGATGAAAGATATGCTGTAGACCCCTCTTTTGAATTGCTCAGACTAAATAGTTACCGTATAAAAATCGAGAAGAATATTCAGATCGGGCAGGTCAATGAGTTGAAATTATCAGCTGGTTATGCCTACGAAGAACATACCCCTGATGCCTTTCGCAACAGGTTTTTAATTGAGTTAATATTTAAGTACAGGCTATAG
- a CDS encoding glycosyltransferase family 2 protein, giving the protein MMVISNLFFEFFNNVFLYYATFLFVSYLLIAVLSASELKAYIKKNKYFRYKTIRSYEILPSVSIIAPCYNEEKGIVENIRSLLSLQYPRVEVIIVNDGSQDNSLEKAINSYELVKVDYAHNETIQTAKIRGIYKSLNNAFSNLIFVDKENGGKADALNAGINVSRSDLFLAIDVDSIIEPDGIMRMVKPFMEDSGNKRVIASGGVIRVANSCEVKDGRIVKVRYPKNLWAKFQVLEYFRAFTLGRMAWSRINGLLIISGAFGMFDKKLAQTVGGYDTSTVGEDLELVVRMRKYMHRVAKEQYKIAFIPDPLCWTEVPSTVKILSRQRNRWARGSIETVIKHKNMYLNPKYGRIGMISFPYWVLFEWFAPILETIGIVYFLVALSLGMVNYQIFFLLLLFVFSFSLAFSSFAVFYETFLFNRYKGARFLLKIILIAMAEMVIFHPMNVYFSLKGNYDFFFRKNKKGWGVMTRTGFGAKQAN; this is encoded by the coding sequence ATGATGGTTATATCAAATCTGTTTTTTGAGTTTTTCAACAATGTTTTTTTGTATTATGCAACTTTTCTTTTTGTATCCTATTTGCTCATTGCAGTTTTGTCAGCTTCTGAATTAAAAGCCTATATTAAAAAAAATAAATATTTCAGATACAAAACCATCAGAAGTTACGAAATACTTCCTTCGGTTTCCATTATAGCGCCATGTTACAATGAGGAAAAAGGAATTGTGGAAAATATCCGGAGTTTGCTTTCACTTCAATATCCCAGGGTCGAAGTAATTATAGTGAACGATGGCAGTCAGGATAATAGCCTTGAAAAGGCAATCAATAGTTATGAACTTGTGAAAGTAGATTATGCCCATAACGAAACCATTCAGACAGCTAAAATCCGGGGCATTTACAAATCCTTAAACAACGCCTTTTCTAATCTTATTTTTGTGGATAAGGAAAATGGGGGAAAGGCAGATGCCCTGAATGCAGGGATCAATGTTTCAAGATCCGATTTGTTTCTCGCCATTGATGTGGATAGCATTATTGAACCGGACGGCATTATGCGCATGGTAAAACCTTTTATGGAGGACAGTGGCAATAAAAGGGTCATTGCTTCCGGGGGTGTTATTCGTGTAGCCAATTCGTGCGAAGTTAAAGACGGGAGAATTGTTAAAGTGCGGTATCCCAAAAATTTGTGGGCAAAGTTTCAGGTTCTCGAATACTTCAGAGCCTTTACCCTGGGGCGGATGGCTTGGAGCAGAATTAACGGGCTTCTGATTATTTCCGGTGCTTTTGGAATGTTCGATAAAAAGCTGGCACAAACAGTGGGTGGCTATGATACTTCTACCGTGGGTGAAGACCTTGAGCTGGTTGTGCGCATGAGAAAATACATGCATAGAGTAGCAAAGGAGCAATACAAAATTGCATTCATCCCTGACCCCTTGTGCTGGACTGAGGTGCCATCGACGGTTAAAATATTATCGCGACAGAGAAACAGGTGGGCCAGGGGCTCAATAGAAACGGTGATAAAACACAAAAACATGTATTTGAATCCTAAATATGGCAGGATTGGAATGATTAGCTTCCCTTACTGGGTTCTTTTTGAATGGTTTGCTCCCATATTGGAAACCATTGGGATAGTCTATTTTTTAGTCGCCCTGTCCCTGGGAATGGTTAATTATCAGATTTTCTTTTTACTCTTATTGTTTGTGTTTTCATTTTCACTGGCATTCTCTTCATTCGCAGTATTTTATGAAACCTTCCTTTTCAACAGGTATAAAGGGGCGAGGTTTCTTTTGAAAATAATACTTATTGCTATGGCAGAGATGGTGATTTTTCATCCGATGAATGTGTATTTTTCCCTTAAAGGCAACTACGACTTCTTTTTCAGGAAAAATAAAAAAGGCTGGGGCGTTATGACGCGAACAGGTTTTGGAGCCAAACAGGCAAATTAG
- a CDS encoding response regulator transcription factor translates to MMNEPFRIIIICEDLILNALLKKAFKLWIENASVVVCNSFSGVKSISPDITTDLIILDDFITGTASHEILHILRQKKKIKCPVYYLSNVEYWEEKKVLYQGAHYFFKKPFDPEHLMKHISEKTKARALA, encoded by the coding sequence ATGATGAACGAACCTTTTAGGATTATAATCATTTGCGAAGACCTTATCTTAAATGCCCTGTTGAAAAAAGCATTTAAATTATGGATCGAGAATGCTTCTGTCGTTGTGTGCAACTCTTTTTCAGGAGTTAAATCAATTAGCCCTGACATAACAACCGACCTGATTATTTTAGATGACTTTATAACGGGTACGGCCAGCCATGAAATATTGCATATCTTGCGACAGAAAAAGAAAATCAAATGTCCTGTGTATTATTTAAGTAATGTCGAATACTGGGAGGAAAAAAAAGTATTATACCAGGGAGCCCATTATTTTTTTAAAAAGCCCTTTGATCCCGAACACTTAATGAAGCATATCAGTGAAAAAACCAAAGCCAGAGCGCTGGCATGA